A stretch of [Clostridium] scindens DNA encodes these proteins:
- a CDS encoding HPr family phosphocarrier protein: MVKKTVKFVTPGQILSFCKACQKMKSDIDVKDVSDKRVVIDGKSLMGMMTIQMGMPMHLVVNGEDEGLTDRYFGNFELH, encoded by the coding sequence ATGGTAAAAAAGACGGTAAAGTTTGTCACGCCGGGACAGATATTAAGTTTCTGCAAAGCGTGCCAAAAAATGAAGTCAGATATAGATGTAAAGGATGTTTCGGATAAGAGAGTCGTCATTGACGGAAAATCTTTAATGGGAATGATGACGATCCAGATGGGGATGCCGATGCATCTGGTGGTAAACGGGGAGGATGAAGGCCTGACGGACAGGTATTTCGGGAACTTTGAATTGCATTGA
- a CDS encoding LysR family transcriptional regulator → MEITYDYYRIFYYVAKYKSFSKAATILMGSQPNISRFMSNLESQLGCKLFIRSNRGVTLTLEGQKLYHHVSIAFQHLQAAELELAQDRSLEHGILTLSASEIALHLLLLPVLSKFHQTYPGIRLRISNHSTPEAIQAVKSGTADLAVVSTPTDIHDPLRARLLLKASDILVGNRQYDFLAKDPVHLAEIVRYPFICLGKHTTTYEFYSKFYLEHGLILSPDTEVATIDQILPMILHNLGIGFLPEKLARDAISKGEVVKIPLIEQIPQRNICLVEDRSAPLSIAANALKQMLLSSVGQSQDQDLSSI, encoded by the coding sequence ATGGAAATCACCTATGATTACTACAGGATATTTTATTATGTGGCCAAATACAAAAGTTTCTCTAAAGCGGCCACCATACTGATGGGCAGCCAGCCCAACATCTCCCGCTTTATGAGCAATCTGGAGAGCCAGCTTGGCTGCAAGCTCTTCATTCGTTCCAACCGCGGAGTGACCTTGACCCTGGAAGGGCAGAAACTGTACCACCATGTCTCCATCGCCTTCCAGCACCTTCAGGCCGCCGAGCTGGAACTGGCTCAGGACCGAAGCCTGGAACATGGAATCCTGACCCTAAGCGCCAGCGAGATCGCGCTCCACTTACTGCTTCTGCCTGTCCTAAGCAAATTTCACCAGACCTATCCGGGCATACGGCTGCGGATCTCCAACCATTCTACGCCTGAGGCGATACAGGCCGTCAAGTCCGGGACCGCGGACCTGGCCGTGGTATCCACACCTACGGATATCCATGACCCGCTAAGGGCGCGGTTACTTTTAAAGGCCTCGGATATCCTGGTCGGCAACCGACAGTACGATTTTCTGGCAAAAGATCCGGTACATCTGGCTGAGATCGTCCGATATCCTTTCATTTGCCTGGGCAAGCATACGACCACCTATGAATTCTACTCCAAATTCTATCTGGAGCATGGCCTGATCCTGTCTCCGGATACAGAGGTGGCCACTATCGACCAGATACTGCCGATGATCCTGCATAATCTGGGAATCGGGTTTCTGCCGGAGAAACTGGCCAGAGACGCGATCTCAAAAGGGGAAGTGGTCAAGATCCCCTTAATCGAACAGATCCCACAGCGCAACATCTGCCTGGTTGAAGACAGAAGCGCGCCTTTAAGCATTGCCGCCAATGCCTTAAAGCAGATGCTCCTGTCTAGCGTAGGCCAAAGCCAGGATCAGGATCTGTCCAGCATATAA
- a CDS encoding energy-coupling factor ABC transporter permease, protein MKNWTKLEKRLWLFSAFAAGLYLCGFDSQAMHIMEGYLPAGHCIAWGAVSIPFLAAGVISLRHTMLKQRKALILLAMSGAFIFVISSLKIPSVTGSCSHMTGTGLGAILFGPTAVSVLGIIVLLFQAILLAHGGLTTLGANTFSMAIAGPFLSFGIYAIGKKLNWNRKATIFLAACLGDLLTYCVTSIQLAVAYPSASGGVALSAVKFLGVFAPTQLPLAILEGILTVLIIMGMESFAAPELRAIGFMGKEKADAR, encoded by the coding sequence ATGAAAAACTGGACAAAATTAGAAAAAAGGCTATGGCTCTTTTCCGCATTTGCCGCTGGTCTATATTTGTGTGGGTTCGATTCGCAGGCCATGCATATAATGGAGGGGTATCTGCCAGCCGGTCACTGCATTGCCTGGGGGGCCGTCAGTATCCCGTTTCTGGCTGCGGGCGTGATCAGCCTTCGCCATACCATGCTGAAGCAGAGAAAGGCGCTAATTCTGCTTGCTATGTCAGGCGCATTTATCTTTGTCATATCTTCTCTGAAGATTCCGTCCGTGACGGGCAGCTGCAGCCATATGACAGGAACCGGGCTGGGAGCCATTCTGTTTGGACCGACGGCAGTCAGCGTGCTTGGCATCATTGTGCTGCTATTCCAGGCAATCTTGCTGGCGCACGGCGGTCTGACCACGCTGGGAGCGAATACTTTCAGCATGGCAATTGCGGGACCGTTTTTAAGTTTTGGCATTTATGCAATTGGTAAGAAATTAAACTGGAACAGGAAGGCAACCATATTTTTAGCAGCATGTCTGGGAGATCTGCTGACTTATTGCGTAACCAGCATCCAGCTGGCAGTGGCATATCCAAGCGCCAGCGGAGGCGTGGCTTTAAGCGCCGTCAAATTCCTGGGCGTTTTTGCGCCTACGCAGCTGCCGCTTGCAATCTTGGAAGGAATTCTTACCGTATTGATCATCATGGGCATGGAGAGTTTCGCAGCACCTGAACTTCGCGCGATCGGATTTATGGGAAAGGAGAAAGCAGATGCCAGATAG
- the cobA gene encoding uroporphyrinogen-III C-methyltransferase, whose product MSRKIVVGSRESRLAIIQTEKVMEHIRRSHPEIELEMMTMETTGDKRLDVTLDQIGGKGLFVKELDKALLDGRIDLAVHSLKDMPMDESKVIPIVRYSPREDVRDVLVLPKGVEEWDGRGIIGCSSFRRRIQAERLFKEAEFRSIRGNVITRLEKLDRGEYDALILAAAGLKRLGLEYRISRYFSTDEILPAAGQGTMAVQGRIDMDYDFLEGYGKKEDAYIAKGERAFVRYLDGGCSSPVAAYGEVIDGQVLMKGLYYMEETGSYAIGSKRGPVEEAEKIGRELAISMEAEYGNPDLEQRRKCQGKVWLVGAGPGDIGLMTLKGQAVLEDADVVVYDHLVGKDILASIRKDKTFIDVGKVAGHHPIPQEEINQILVREAKKGCKVARLKGGDPFLFGRGGEELEELARHKIPFEVVPGVTSSLAVPAYNGIPVTHRDYASSLHIVTGHQKEGQEQPVNYRALVESEGTLVFLMGVTALPQIMASLLEAGIDPEMPAAVLQEGTTASQKKVVSTVARLPEAAIEAGIRPPAIIVVGKVCALSGMLSWYEELPLMGMRVLVTRPRELASSMAEKLRLLGADVLEVPAIDTIPVKKNRRLKESFEKIEAYDWIVFTSQIGVRIFFEEMEKAKVDVRRLHAARFAVIGEGTARALREKGIHADLMPKVYDGVPLARLLAGQDIEEKKILVPRAAIANPQLVPILQEAKAIVDDIPIYTTIYQQCKGFDLKEEIEKGKIDCVAFTSSSTVEGFAAVSKGADYSKIKAACIGEQTARTAQKYGLDCYVASKATIDDLIALIERIKTER is encoded by the coding sequence ATGAGTAGAAAGATCGTAGTAGGAAGCAGAGAGAGCCGGCTGGCAATTATCCAGACGGAAAAGGTAATGGAGCATATCAGGCGCAGCCATCCGGAGATAGAGCTGGAAATGATGACGATGGAGACAACCGGCGATAAGCGTCTGGATGTGACCTTGGATCAGATCGGAGGCAAGGGCCTGTTTGTGAAGGAACTGGATAAGGCGCTGCTTGACGGACGGATAGACCTTGCAGTACATAGCTTGAAAGATATGCCAATGGATGAATCAAAGGTGATTCCAATCGTGCGGTATTCCCCCAGGGAAGATGTGCGTGACGTGCTGGTGCTTCCAAAAGGCGTGGAAGAATGGGATGGACGCGGGATCATCGGCTGCTCCTCCTTCCGGAGAAGGATCCAGGCAGAGAGGCTGTTTAAAGAGGCAGAGTTTAGAAGCATCAGAGGGAACGTGATCACCAGGCTTGAAAAACTAGACCGGGGAGAATATGACGCGCTGATTCTGGCAGCGGCAGGCCTGAAAAGGCTGGGCCTTGAGTACCGGATCAGCCGGTATTTTTCCACGGATGAGATCCTTCCTGCTGCAGGACAGGGAACGATGGCGGTGCAGGGGAGGATAGACATGGACTATGATTTTCTGGAAGGATACGGAAAAAAAGAAGATGCATATATTGCCAAGGGGGAACGGGCTTTTGTCCGGTATCTGGACGGTGGCTGTTCCTCGCCGGTCGCAGCCTATGGAGAAGTGATAGATGGCCAGGTCTTGATGAAAGGCCTTTACTATATGGAAGAGACAGGGAGTTATGCCATCGGTTCGAAAAGGGGCCCGGTAGAAGAAGCAGAGAAGATCGGAAGGGAGCTGGCTATCAGCATGGAAGCAGAATATGGAAATCCTGATTTAGAACAAAGAAGGAAATGCCAGGGAAAAGTATGGCTGGTAGGAGCAGGCCCGGGAGATATCGGACTTATGACGTTGAAAGGGCAGGCAGTGCTTGAGGATGCGGATGTAGTCGTATACGATCATCTGGTCGGCAAGGATATCCTGGCGTCGATCCGGAAGGATAAGACCTTTATCGACGTTGGGAAAGTGGCGGGCCATCATCCCATACCACAGGAGGAGATCAACCAGATTCTGGTCAGGGAGGCGAAAAAAGGCTGCAAGGTAGCGCGGCTTAAAGGGGGCGATCCGTTCCTGTTCGGAAGAGGCGGAGAAGAATTGGAGGAACTGGCGCGCCATAAAATTCCATTTGAGGTAGTGCCGGGAGTGACCTCTTCCCTGGCAGTTCCGGCATACAATGGAATTCCAGTTACCCACAGGGATTATGCATCTTCCCTGCATATCGTGACTGGGCATCAGAAGGAAGGACAGGAACAGCCGGTCAATTACCGGGCACTGGTGGAATCGGAAGGAACGCTGGTATTTTTGATGGGGGTAACAGCGCTTCCACAGATCATGGCCAGCCTTCTGGAAGCAGGGATAGATCCCGAGATGCCTGCGGCGGTACTCCAGGAAGGAACCACTGCCAGCCAGAAGAAGGTGGTGTCCACAGTAGCGCGCCTGCCGGAGGCTGCAATTGAGGCAGGCATACGTCCGCCCGCGATTATCGTGGTAGGAAAGGTGTGCGCGCTGTCAGGGATGCTTTCCTGGTATGAAGAACTTCCCCTGATGGGGATGCGGGTTCTGGTGACAAGGCCAAGGGAACTGGCGTCATCTATGGCAGAAAAGTTACGGCTGCTGGGTGCGGATGTGCTGGAAGTCCCGGCAATCGATACGATTCCGGTGAAGAAGAATCGCCGGCTTAAGGAGAGTTTTGAGAAGATCGAAGCATATGACTGGATTGTTTTTACCAGCCAGATTGGCGTGCGTATATTCTTTGAGGAGATGGAAAAGGCGAAGGTGGATGTCCGCCGCCTGCATGCGGCAAGATTTGCCGTGATCGGCGAGGGGACGGCGCGGGCCTTGAGGGAGAAAGGCATTCATGCAGATCTGATGCCCAAGGTCTATGACGGAGTGCCCCTTGCAAGACTGCTGGCTGGGCAGGATATAGAGGAAAAGAAGATACTTGTGCCAAGAGCAGCCATAGCAAATCCGCAACTGGTGCCGATTTTGCAAGAGGCAAAAGCCATAGTGGATGATATTCCGATTTATACCACTATATACCAGCAATGCAAAGGGTTCGACCTGAAGGAAGAGATTGAAAAGGGAAAGATCGACTGCGTTGCGTTTACCAGCAGTTCCACGGTCGAAGGATTTGCCGCCGTCAGCAAGGGCGCGGACTATTCGAAGATCAAGGCTGCATGCATCGGGGAGCAGACAGCCCGTACGGCCCAAAAATATGGCTTGGATTGTTATGTGGCAAGCAAGGCCACGATTGACGACTTGATAGCACTGATAGAAAGGATTAAGACAGAAAGATGA
- a CDS encoding sirohydrochlorin cobaltochelatase, translating to MDAKKGILVVSFGTSHPTTRAATIDAIEDSISKAFPHIRVYRAWTSKMIIAKIRKNTMERIPTVSEALCQMAEDGITDVYIQPTHVINGIENDQMKADAMALKDSFHSISFGMPLLSSTQDMEELIHIITEAFPSLADDEVLILMGHGSDHYTNTAYAALDYMFKEKGHPNIYVGTVEAYPSLDHILCRLPKKKVRRIHLTPLMIVAGDHAIHDMAGDSNESWASICKDAGYDVACHLTGLGEYPAIRRLIIRHLFSALNP from the coding sequence ATGGATGCAAAAAAAGGAATTCTTGTGGTCAGTTTTGGAACCAGCCATCCCACAACCCGGGCTGCCACGATTGACGCGATCGAAGACAGCATAAGCAAGGCCTTTCCCCATATCCGGGTTTATCGGGCCTGGACCAGCAAGATGATCATAGCCAAGATCAGGAAAAACACGATGGAAAGAATCCCCACCGTAAGCGAGGCCCTTTGCCAGATGGCTGAGGACGGGATCACAGATGTATATATCCAGCCCACCCACGTAATTAACGGAATCGAAAATGACCAGATGAAGGCAGATGCCATGGCGCTTAAGGACTCCTTTCACTCCATTTCTTTTGGAATGCCGCTGCTATCTTCCACGCAGGATATGGAAGAACTGATCCATATAATCACAGAAGCATTTCCATCACTGGCAGATGACGAAGTCCTGATCCTGATGGGCCACGGAAGCGACCACTACACCAATACAGCCTACGCGGCGCTTGATTATATGTTTAAGGAGAAGGGCCACCCCAACATCTATGTGGGGACGGTAGAGGCTTATCCCTCTCTGGATCATATCCTTTGCAGGCTGCCGAAAAAGAAAGTACGCAGAATCCACCTGACTCCGCTCATGATCGTTGCCGGAGACCACGCCATCCATGATATGGCCGGAGATTCCAATGAATCCTGGGCCAGCATATGCAAAGATGCCGGATATGACGTAGCCTGCCATCTGACCGGACTTGGCGAATATCCTGCTATCCGCCGCCTCATCATCCGCCATCTCTTTAGCGCCCTGAATCCATAA
- a CDS encoding energy-coupling factor ABC transporter substrate-binding protein, protein MPDSKKSNKTLVIILIIVSLLLIIVPFIARKGAEFGGSDDAGSQMVDEVTGREYTPWFTPVLERFIGGEIPGEIESLIFCVQTGIGVGIISYCFGYLVARKKYMKQDE, encoded by the coding sequence ATGCCAGATAGTAAGAAATCAAACAAGACACTTGTAATTATTTTAATCATTGTAAGCCTTCTGCTGATTATCGTTCCCTTTATCGCCAGGAAAGGAGCGGAGTTTGGAGGCAGCGATGATGCGGGAAGCCAGATGGTCGATGAAGTGACAGGCAGGGAATATACGCCATGGTTTACGCCAGTTCTTGAAAGGTTTATTGGAGGAGAGATTCCGGGAGAGATCGAAAGCCTGATCTTCTGCGTGCAGACAGGGATTGGAGTAGGCATTATCTCCTACTGTTTTGGGTACCTGGTGGCTCGAAAGAAATATATGAAGCAGGATGAGTAG
- a CDS encoding precorrin-2 dehydrogenase/sirohydrochlorin ferrochelatase family protein — protein sequence MKKPFFPMFVDLSEKRIVIVGGGKVAARRACTLAAFASDILVAAPEAEQEIRQLEQDGVLQWYRGTYHESLLDTADIVLAATNDAALNEEVARCCRKRGILVNTSHKKELCDFYFPAVAIQGNVVAGITASGQDHAKARKAAGKIRLALKDLEKEDISINE from the coding sequence ATGAAAAAGCCATTTTTTCCCATGTTTGTGGATTTGTCAGAGAAAAGAATCGTTATTGTAGGCGGAGGAAAGGTCGCTGCAAGGAGAGCGTGCACGCTGGCTGCATTTGCGTCGGACATATTGGTGGCCGCCCCGGAAGCAGAGCAGGAGATCCGTCAGCTTGAGCAGGACGGAGTCTTGCAGTGGTACAGGGGTACTTATCATGAAAGCCTGCTGGATACGGCAGATATCGTACTGGCAGCTACCAACGATGCGGCCCTTAATGAAGAGGTTGCCAGATGCTGCAGGAAGAGAGGGATTCTGGTTAATACATCGCACAAGAAGGAACTGTGCGATTTTTACTTTCCCGCAGTTGCCATCCAGGGCAATGTTGTGGCCGGAATCACAGCCAGCGGCCAGGATCATGCCAAAGCCAGAAAGGCGGCAGGAAAGATCCGGCTGGCGTTAAAAGATTTAGAAAAAGAGGATATAAGTATAAATGAGTAG
- the hemB gene encoding porphobilinogen synthase, giving the protein MIKRPRRLRQNEALRKMVRETRIDKSSLIYPMFVREGEGIREEIPSMIGQYRYSVDQMFYELEQVSDAGVNAVMLFGIPGHKDEKASQAYAEDGIIQRALKEAKRRFPDLYYITDVCLCEYTSHGHCGMLCGSSVENDSTLKVLAKTALSHVQAGADMVAPSDMMDGRVKAIRKVLDENDYVNTPIMSYAVKYASGFYAPFRDAADSAPAFGDRKSYQMDYHNSREGIKEVLLDEEEGADIIMVKPALAYLDMIARAKEATNLPIAAYSVSGEYAMIKAAAQKGWIDEAQIVCETAVAAYRAGAQSYLTYFAKELAGYMEEGRIG; this is encoded by the coding sequence ATGATAAAGAGACCCAGAAGATTAAGGCAGAATGAAGCACTAAGGAAAATGGTGAGAGAGACGAGAATAGACAAATCCTCGCTGATCTATCCAATGTTTGTAAGAGAAGGTGAGGGAATCCGGGAAGAGATTCCTTCCATGATCGGCCAGTACAGATACAGCGTTGACCAGATGTTCTATGAACTCGAACAGGTAAGCGATGCTGGCGTTAATGCGGTTATGCTGTTCGGGATTCCCGGACATAAGGATGAGAAGGCGAGCCAGGCATACGCGGAGGATGGAATCATCCAGAGGGCGCTGAAGGAGGCAAAGAGACGCTTCCCGGACTTGTACTATATTACGGATGTATGTCTGTGCGAATACACCTCCCACGGCCACTGCGGAATGCTATGCGGCAGCAGCGTAGAGAATGACTCCACGCTTAAAGTACTTGCCAAGACGGCGCTGTCGCATGTGCAAGCCGGTGCTGATATGGTAGCGCCTTCCGATATGATGGATGGGAGGGTAAAGGCCATAAGAAAAGTTCTGGATGAAAATGATTATGTAAATACGCCGATTATGTCCTATGCCGTTAAATATGCGTCCGGGTTCTATGCCCCGTTCAGGGACGCGGCGGATTCTGCGCCGGCTTTCGGAGACCGGAAAAGTTATCAGATGGATTATCACAATAGCAGGGAAGGCATCAAGGAAGTGCTTTTGGATGAAGAAGAAGGCGCAGATATTATTATGGTGAAACCGGCGCTTGCGTATCTGGATATGATTGCCCGCGCGAAAGAGGCCACAAATCTTCCAATTGCCGCCTACAGTGTCAGCGGAGAATATGCCATGATCAAGGCGGCGGCGCAAAAAGGCTGGATTGATGAGGCGCAGATTGTCTGCGAGACTGCAGTTGCCGCGTACCGCGCAGGCGCCCAGAGTTATCTTACTTATTTTGCCAAAGAGCTGGCCGGCTATATGGAAGAAGGGCGCATAGGATAG
- a CDS encoding NAD(P)H-dependent oxidoreductase subunit E: protein MDNAILQELYDYYKEDPSLSQSELIISMLTRIQEAVGYVSKDVQEEVARLAGVNRGYVAAIIKNLPHLHAQAFRHEIRVCISDRCKARGGSDLLKKLQELLKIKPGQVTKDGVFLLNTEYCMHNCMHGPNLKIDGRIYENVQISQLPQLLEQLRH, encoded by the coding sequence ATGGACAATGCTATATTACAGGAACTCTACGATTATTATAAAGAAGACCCTTCTCTTTCCCAGTCGGAACTGATCATCTCCATGCTGACGCGGATACAGGAGGCTGTTGGATACGTATCCAAAGACGTTCAGGAAGAGGTGGCCCGGCTCGCGGGAGTAAACCGCGGCTATGTGGCTGCCATCATCAAGAACCTGCCCCATCTGCATGCACAGGCATTCCGCCATGAGATCCGTGTCTGCATCTCCGACAGATGCAAGGCCAGAGGAGGTTCCGATCTTTTGAAAAAACTACAAGAACTCCTCAAGATCAAGCCTGGCCAAGTGACAAAAGACGGCGTTTTTCTGCTCAATACCGAATACTGCATGCACAACTGCATGCATGGCCCGAATCTGAAAATAGACGGACGCATCTATGAAAATGTACAGATATCTCAATTGCCGCAATTATTGGAACAACTCCGGCATTAA
- the cbiQ gene encoding cobalt ECF transporter T component CbiQ, translating into MIITGFLAASVVWCLFYNYISNGALLLLCVCAAGLFLWSGHGHGKENRVEIDQLAGRSRLSQVPPLLKILLAISLMASSICAGKPVIGIQIAVVLALAAIFAGGVKISTYLQLIAVPLSFLMLSGLALLWEYSPSDKGDLSIFIGIGYLCVTKAAQARAMLVMARALGAVSALYLLSLSTPLSEIIGVLRRLRCPDVVTELMYLIYRYIFLLFHMHDAMKNSAMSRLGYLDYPTGIRTTGRIYSNLLAYSYRQASRNFDAMESRCFDGSIRFLETRREWKPIYVAGALFLAVLELALCVMAR; encoded by the coding sequence ATGATTATCACGGGATTCCTGGCGGCCAGCGTGGTCTGGTGCCTGTTTTATAATTACATATCAAATGGAGCCTTGCTGCTGCTATGCGTCTGCGCGGCAGGACTATTCCTGTGGAGCGGGCATGGGCACGGCAAAGAAAATAGAGTCGAGATTGACCAGCTGGCAGGAAGGTCCCGGCTATCCCAAGTGCCTCCTCTTCTTAAGATACTGCTTGCCATCAGTCTGATGGCAAGCAGTATCTGTGCAGGAAAACCGGTGATAGGGATCCAGATCGCGGTTGTTCTTGCGCTGGCAGCCATATTCGCAGGAGGAGTAAAGATAAGTACCTACCTCCAGCTGATTGCCGTGCCGCTGTCCTTCCTAATGCTCAGCGGCCTTGCGCTTTTGTGGGAGTATAGCCCTTCCGATAAAGGGGATCTTAGTATTTTCATCGGAATAGGTTATCTGTGCGTGACGAAGGCGGCACAGGCAAGGGCTATGCTGGTAATGGCAAGAGCGCTGGGAGCGGTCAGCGCATTATATTTGCTTAGCCTGAGCACGCCGCTGTCAGAGATCATTGGCGTGCTTAGAAGGCTGCGTTGCCCGGATGTGGTGACGGAACTGATGTATCTGATCTACCGGTACATCTTCCTTTTGTTCCATATGCATGATGCTATGAAGAACTCGGCGATGAGCAGGCTGGGTTATCTGGATTATCCCACCGGCATCCGGACGACAGGAAGGATCTATTCGAACTTGCTGGCATACAGTTATCGTCAGGCCAGCCGTAACTTTGACGCAATGGAAAGTCGATGTTTTGACGGAAGCATCCGGTTCCTGGAGACGAGGAGAGAATGGAAGCCCATATATGTCGCAGGCGCCCTATTCCTGGCAGTCTTGGAACTTGCGTTGTGCGTGATGGCCAGATAG
- a CDS encoding energy-coupling factor ABC transporter ATP-binding protein, which translates to MAEILRFEKVSYSYDGERDALKNVDVTIYQGERIAILGNNGAGKSTFFLCANGILKPQTGKIFLDGEEIHWKKREILELRQKVGLVFQDADSQLIAGTVEAEVSFGPMNLKIPEGEVRERVEDAIGSMGLEDFRRRAPHYLSGGEKKRVSIADVLAMRPRMLLLDEPASSLDPSNCRMLKRNLDKMSQQGMGLVIATHDVDFAWEWADRILVFHDGMLEADGRPEELFARGGLLDRCGLEKPLLFQIGQIYGLHPLPRTIGELRSGAGKE; encoded by the coding sequence ATGGCAGAAATATTACGATTTGAAAAGGTTTCATATAGTTATGACGGAGAACGGGATGCCTTAAAAAATGTGGATGTTACGATCTACCAGGGGGAGAGGATTGCCATCCTGGGGAATAATGGGGCAGGGAAAAGTACCTTTTTCCTATGTGCTAACGGGATTCTTAAGCCTCAGACAGGAAAGATATTCCTGGACGGGGAAGAAATTCATTGGAAAAAACGGGAGATTCTGGAATTGCGCCAGAAGGTAGGACTGGTGTTTCAGGATGCGGACAGTCAGCTGATTGCAGGCACCGTTGAGGCTGAGGTCAGTTTTGGCCCGATGAATTTGAAGATACCGGAGGGCGAAGTAAGGGAAAGAGTAGAAGATGCAATTGGCAGCATGGGACTGGAGGACTTTCGCCGTAGAGCGCCTCATTACCTGTCCGGGGGCGAGAAGAAGCGAGTGAGTATTGCGGATGTACTGGCTATGCGCCCACGGATGCTGCTGCTGGATGAGCCGGCATCCAGTCTGGATCCTTCCAACTGCAGAATGCTTAAGAGAAATCTTGATAAGATGAGCCAACAGGGAATGGGACTTGTGATTGCAACTCATGATGTTGATTTTGCTTGGGAATGGGCGGATCGGATTTTGGTTTTTCATGATGGAATGCTGGAGGCGGACGGCAGGCCTGAAGAACTATTTGCCCGGGGAGGCTTGCTGGACAGATGCGGCTTAGAGAAACCTTTATTATTCCAGATTGGACAGATCTATGGCCTGCATCCGCTTCCCAGAACGATTGGAGAACTAAGAAGCGGCGCAGGGAAAGAATAA
- a CDS encoding precorrin-8X methylmutase, with product MKIEIENVLPQDIEARSFAIITKELEQEGICLPAEQAPVIKRCIHTSADFDYARNLSFSEGVIEKALHAIRNGASIVTDTQMGRSGINKKRLEQYGGKVYCFMSDEDVASAAKEKGTTRAVASMEKACALEERLIFAVGNAPTALIRLYELIQEGKIRPELVIAVPVGFVNVVQSKELILSLEDTPYIVARGRKGGSNIAACICNALIYMLDRS from the coding sequence ATGAAGATCGAAATTGAAAACGTTCTGCCACAGGACATAGAGGCCAGAAGTTTTGCCATCATCACAAAAGAATTAGAGCAGGAAGGAATCTGCCTTCCGGCGGAGCAGGCGCCGGTCATAAAGCGATGCATCCATACCAGCGCGGATTTTGACTATGCAAGGAATCTGTCATTCTCCGAAGGCGTGATCGAAAAAGCCCTGCATGCGATTCGAAATGGAGCGTCTATTGTCACGGATACCCAGATGGGCCGCTCCGGCATCAACAAAAAACGACTGGAACAATATGGCGGAAAGGTATATTGCTTTATGTCCGATGAAGACGTGGCATCGGCAGCAAAAGAGAAGGGAACCACAAGGGCTGTGGCAAGCATGGAAAAGGCCTGCGCCTTAGAGGAGAGACTGATCTTTGCTGTCGGGAATGCGCCCACGGCGCTGATCCGTCTCTATGAATTGATTCAAGAGGGAAAGATTCGACCGGAACTGGTAATCGCAGTTCCGGTGGGATTTGTGAACGTGGTGCAGTCGAAAGAGCTGATCCTGAGTCTTGAAGATACGCCCTATATTGTGGCGAGGGGCAGAAAAGGCGGAAGCAATATTGCCGCCTGTATCTGCAATGCGTTGATTTATATGCTGGACAGATCCTGA